GAGATTAGTCCTTCATAAGCATGATGAAGACTAATCAGAAGATTACTCTTTGAGTTTAGTCCTTCATAAGGATTACCGTAAGAAAAATCAACATCTATCTTTAACAGAGCTTAAGAAAAAAAGAGAGCCTGCCCCGATTGAGGGACAGGCAGCTTTGTATTTACATTAAACCAAAGACCTAGCAGGCAGGACCTTTTGGAGTACACTTTTTTCTTCATCATTTAAAGGAACCATTGGCAGGCGGACATCTCCAACTTGGACACCTTGCATATTTAGAGCGGCTTTTACGGGTGTTGGATTTGGCGCCGCAAATAATGCTTTCATAATTGGAAGAAGTCTGCGATGTGAAACGGCAGCTTCTTGAACACGTCCATTTTTGAATTGGTTGATCATTTCTTGCATTTCATTCCCAATAATATGCGAGGCAACAGAAACAACTCCAGCACCGCCTATGGATAGGACAGGTAAGGTTAATCCATCATCACCGCTGTACAAGGTAAAATCATCTGAAGTAAGGCTAATAATTTCTGCCATTGCATCTAGATTTCCGCTAGCTTCTTTTATCGCCACGATATTACTAATTTCTGAGAGTCTGACAACTGTCTCTACCGAAATATTGACGACACTGCGCCCCGGAATGTTATAAAGCATTACTGGTAAGGAAGTGGTTTCGGCAATGGCTTTAAAGTGCTGAAACATTCCTTCCTGTGAAGGCTTATTATAATAGGGTGCAACGAGCATAATGCCATCCACACCTGCTTCTTCAGCCAGCTTTGTTAAGCTGATAGAAGCACTTGTGTTATTGGATCCAGTTCCAGCAATGACAGGCACTCTGCCTGCGGCAGTTTCAACAGTCAATTTAAATAATTCAACTTTTTCTTCTGTAGTTAATGTAGGTGATTCTCCAGTTGTACCTGAAACGACTAATCCATCAGAACCATTGTCTATTAAATAATTTACTAATGTTCTCGCTGCGTTAAAATCAACCTCACCATGCTGATCAAATGGCGTCACCATAGCTGTTAACACTTGGCCAAAATTCATCATATTCACCCTTTATATCATTTTTTTTGAAAATTAGAGGTGGCTTGAGGTCAGTCAAAAGTTAACGCAAAAAAGCAACAACGAAGGCTCGCTGCTGCAGTAGAAACATAATAAAGAAACGTTCCTTTGCGTAAGATAGCCCTCCATATAGTCTCCTATATGACAGTTCTGTATTTCTTCAATAGCAGAACCAGCGGTCTAGAAAAATGAGATTCCATCCACTTCGGCAAATTCCCCTTTCCACAATCGTCTTAGGACCTCATCATCCTCGGAACTGCGTACTAATGGTCTTTGCGCCTCTATCCTCACTTCAAAAGGTAATGAAGTAAGAAAATATTTAATTACAAGTAAATATAACAGAAAAATCATTATGGTTCAAGAGGGTTGCCCAAGATGAGTGCCTGTCACCGTGACAAAGTCACGGTGACAGGCACCGCCCGTGGACACTGTCCACCTCAGGAGGACAGTTTTATACCAAAAGGAAGACTATTATTTAAGTTTTTTTATGAAGACTACTTTTAGGTAGTCGGATTCTGGATAGTGTTTATTGGTTCTGAAGTCTTCAGGGAGTGAAAATTCTTCCATTAGTTTATAGCGTTTTTTTGATTCCTTAAAGGCGGTATCGATGAATCCTTTAAATTTATCCATGCCAAAGGAGCTGGCATTGGTTGATGCGAGGATGATTCCATTATCCTCTGTGATGGAAATAGCTTCTTTTAATAGGTTTTTATAATCCTTTTCGGCGCTGAAGACAAACTTCTTTGATCTTGCAAAGCTCGGAGGATCAAGGATCACGACATCAAACAGCAAACCCTTTTTCACTGCATATTTGAAGTATTTGAATACATCCTCTACGATGATATCTTGAGTTTCTGCATCAATTCCATTCACTTTAAATTGCTCAATCGTTTTACTTTTGCTTCGATTTGCGAGGTCAACACTGGTCGTTTTCGTCGCTCCGCCTAAAGCGGCGAACACTGAAAACACACCCGTATAGGAGAACGTATTTAATACTCTTTTTCCTTTTGAATAGACATCTCGTAATGTTTTTCTTACATCCTTTTGATCTAAGAAAACACCGACCATGGCACTTTCATTCAAATAAACCGCAATATTGACGCCATTTTCTTTCACGATAATGGGAAACTCTCCTCGTTCGCCAGCGACAAAGTCATCTTCTTCAATGTACTTACCACTTTCATCGAACCGCTTTTTCTGATAAATCGCTTTATACTCCACCAAATTCTTCAATGAATCTATGATAAACTCCCGAAAGTGATAGATGCCTTTACTGTACCAGGTAATGACGTAATAACCATCGAAATAATCAATCGTTAAACCGCCAATTCCATCGCCTTCGCCGTTAAACACTCGAAAGGCTGTAGTTTCAGAGCCCTGAAAAAAATGCTCTCTTCTATCAAAGGCAGCCTTTAGGGTCTTTTCAAAAAAACGATGATCAAACTGTTCTTTTTCATTGTTGCTAAGCACCCAGCCGAGACCTTTATTTTGTTTTCCATAATAGCCTTTGGCAATAAAATTATTCTGTTCATCAACTAGCTTTATGGTGCACCCTTCTTCATCAAGAGCAGTAGAATTTAGAATGGTTTCCTTTGTAATAAGCGGGTAGCCGTTTTTATATTTAGTAACGAACTTTGATTTCACCTTTAAACCAACTTTTGTTTTCATGTTTTCATCCTATCTCTTGTAGTTATCATTATTAGCATTGTAAACATATATTTGTAAAATCAATCACAATCCATCAATCATAACACGCTTTACTACTAGTGGTGCGTATTTCAGGAGAGGGGGACACATAAAAAAAATCCAGAAAGCATCTGGATCTTGATTTACTATAGCACAATTATTTTCAAAAGAGAGGAATGCTTCTCCAATTAGTGGGTGTCCACTGTTAAAGATGACTCTTCAGGTCTCTTTCCGTTCTGTAAGTCAGCAAGTGTTAACCCAAAGTTCATTTGTAAGTGGGGATAATCTTTAAATTGAGCCCAGTCACCGCCCCATTCAAAGCCAAGAGCTTTTGCCATTTCCACTACTTCGTCCCAATCTGATTTTCCATTCTGATTTCCGTCGTATTGCATATCCCAAATGACATTTTCAGAAGGGGTTTTTATGGCAAAGTCGATGGCAAGCCCAAAATTATGAAAGGATTCTCCTCCCCTAGCATGCGTTACGATATTTCCCTCTGCTGTCCGGCCTTGTTCGTATAGTCGGTCCTGATCCTCCGCACTGCGGAAGTCATCCGTAATTAAGATCACAATCCCTTTTTGGGCAGATTGCTGGATTAATTGATTGCTCCGGTCCTTCACGATAGGATGGAGTTCAGTCGGAAAATCCGCAGATTCCATCGTTAATCTATTAAGCAAGTTAAGTCCTAAAGGATTTTTCATAATGAAATAAATAATAATAACAATAAATAATGTGAGTAATAGTTTCCCTCGCCCGTTAAGTTTCAAAATCGCATTTCCTTTCTTACCTAAAAATCTTTTCAACATCTAAGACGATAATAAAGGACCCAATGTTTCAATTACTTCATTTCCTTCTATTTGAAAATCTATTCAATCATATATAAAAAAAGATCCAGGTATACTGGATCTTTACAAAGTCATGATTCAAATTAAGCTTCTACTGAAGCAACTTTAACGGTCCAGTGAAATGGATCTTCTTTTTTCCCAAGTTGAATTCCTGTCATTTCATTATAAATATCCTGAGATAGCTGACCGATATTATTGTTATTGATAATGATAGATTGATCTTTCCAAGTCAGTTCACCAACAGGCGAAATAACGGCAGCCGTTCCTGCTCCAAAGACCTCCTCAAGTTCCCCGCGCTTATGTGCAGCAAATACCTCTTCAATGGATATTTTCTCCTCGCGTACAGGAATATTCCAATATTTTAACAGTTGAATGACGGAATCACGCGTAACACCAGGTAAAATGCTGCCATTTAACCTCGGAGTGACCACTTCACCATTAATTTTGAAGAAGATATTCATACTGCCGACTTCTTCCACATATTTATTCTCTTTCGCATCAAGCCATAGAATTTGAGCATAGCCATTAGCATCTGCCTTTTCTTGGGCCTTAAGGCTGGCAGCATAGTTGCCTGCTGTTTTTACATGGCCAACGCCGCCAATTACCGCACGGACGAATTGCTCTTCCACATAGATTTTCACAGGACTTAATTGGCTGCCATAATAGGCTCCAGAAGGGGAGAGGATAACCAACAATTTATATTGCTTGGCTGGTCGGACACCGAGATACGCCTCTGTTGAAAAAATAAACGGGCGGATATAAAGCGAAGTTCCTTCGCCGCTTGGAACCCAATCTTTTTCAGTAATAATTAATTGTTTAATTCCTTCTAATAAGAAGTCCTCATCAATTTGGGGAATACACAGCCTATCGCAGGATTCATTGAAACGCTTCATATTCTTCTCAGGACGGAATAATTGGATGGACCCATCCTCAGTCTTATATGCTTTCATTCCTTCAAAGATTGCTTGTCCATAGTGAAAAACCATTGCTGATGGATCAAGCGTTAACGGTTCATAAGGAGTAATTCTCGGATCAAACCAGCCTAAGTCACTATGATAGTCCATTGCAAACATGTAATCACTGAAATACTTGCCAAAACCAAGTGAAGAGGGATCTGGCTTTGCCTTTAATTGTTCTCTAGGGATAAATGAAATCTCCTGTTTCATGCTCACACCTCATTCTTATTTGTAAGTTCAGTTTTTAAACACTTAATTCACTCAATCTTACTCTAAAAATTATCTTTTTGGAATAATAAAAATTCTTTTCTTTACTATACCACTATTTAAATTAAATCAGGATAATTTTGATTTAGATTTGTCAAAGTAGTGACAATTATGTTTGTCAGACCTAAAAAACTTCATCATATATGACAAATATAACTGGTGAAAAAGTACCCATTTTTGTAATGTTAACCTCATTACAATACTACTATTTTTAAGGTTATTGCCTATATAGATTGAGAGAACTTTAAGAAGGAAGAGAATAATATGAAAAAGGCTAAAATTGCATGGATTACGGATACGACTTCTTCTCTTAGCAAAGAGTTTATTAAGCAGCATAACATACACGTCATTCCCCTGCATGTTGTCATTAACGATACATTTTATAAAGAAACAATCGATATTACCGAAGAAGATTTTTATGATCGAATGAAGAATGAGGAAGGAAAATTCCAATCCTCCCAGCCAAATATCGGGGACATCGTAGACCTTTATGAAAAGTTAAAAGAAGAATATGACTTTGGAATAGCCATACATGCATCTAGTACATTAACCGGCACCTATCAAACCTCTGTGATGGCAGCGGAAATGGCTGGATTCAAATTATTTGCGATTGATTCCCATACGGGTTCCTATCCTTTATCGTTCCTAGTGAAAAGAGGAGTAGAACTAGTTGAAAAGGGAGTCGATATTGACGAGGTTGTTTCACAACTAAACGCCCTGCGCGAGCACACTCGATTATTCTTGGTCCCATCAAACCTTGACCAGCTTCACAAAAGCGGCAGGGTGTCTGGAAGCCAAAAAATATTAGCTTCGCTATTTAATATTAAGCCGATTTTATCGATTGAGGATGGAGCCGCAAAGATTAAAGACAAAGTCCGAACTGAAAAGAAGGCTCTTGCTTGGCTGGTAAATAATTTAAAGGATGACCTTCATTCAAAAAAAGTTCAGAAGGTTGCCATTGTCCATGCGAATGACCGTGAAAGGGCTGCTGGGCTTGAACAATTAGTAAATGAAACATTTCCACATATAGAAACAGAGAAATTAATGCTCATTACCGTTGCTGGTGTTCATACGGGTGTTGGGACTCTTGGACTTTCATGGGTTAACGAATAATTTGCAAAATCAGCAGGTAAAGGGCCGTTTGAATGAATCAAACGGCCCTTTAGAATTTCTTCCATTAGGATAAAACTACCTATTCATCTTCTGTATATGCTTCAGTCGTCGTGTCCCTGCAATCCCAGCACTCACATCGATTCCTCTCCATGAGACATAATTCCTCTCCACAAGAAATGCAGACATCCATAAGAAGAAACTCCCCTTTCCAGTGAAAATGTATATTTATTCTATTTTTATTCAATGATGTTGATAAATATGTCACCTTATGCCCGACAAATCATTACGCCAAATGGAAAACACTGTTCCATATAGTGAAAATGTACAAATTTATTCATTACATGCACAGAGAAACATTGTGATATACTAGACATCATTAAATATTGGCTTCAACAGGAGGATTCCCCCAGAATGACAAAAGAAGGGACTTTTACTGGTGTCGATGGCGCAGAGTTATTTTATCGAATAATCGAACCATTAACGGCTCCAAAAGCAACAGTTATTATCATCCATGGACACGGCGACCACAGCGGCGGCCTGCACAACATAAGTTTTAGCTTGGTTAATGAAGGATATATCGTATACACATTCGATTTGCGCGGCCATGGAAAAAGCTCGGGAAAAAGAGGTTTTATAAAAAGTTGGGATGAATATCGAGGCGACTTACACGAGTTTCGTAAGTTAGTTTCGAAAAAGCAGCCAGGACTGCCTTTGTATTTTATCGGACATAGTATGGGCGGGGTAATTGCCCTTGAATATGCTATAGATTTTAGTTCGGGTATCGCAGGAGTCATTGCGATATCTCCTGCCATCTCTTATGAAGTGACAAGATTTGAGCGGTTAGGTATAACCATAATGGGTAAATTGAAGCCTGACCTCAGCATCAATAAGTCGAGAAAATTTCAATTAATGATGAAGAATTCAGCGATGGCTGCCAAATTTTATTCAGACTCTTTACGTCACAATACCATTACACCCGGTTTAGGACGCGGCCTGATCCAAGGAGTATCAAGGGTATTAAATAAGGCACCTTTGATAACGATGCCGTTTTTGTTACAATACGGACTTCGAGATAAAATTACACCGCCAACAAAGCTTGGTTCCTTTTTTAAGCACGTTTCATCCAAGGATAAACAGCTAATTGAATATCCTGCAGCAAAGCATCGACCCTTTGATGGAGCAGGAAAAGAGCAGTTTCTAAGTGATATGATTACATGGCTGGACCAACAGGTAGAGAAAATTCAAAAAGATAAAATCCAGGCAGGTTAAACCCTATTCCCACATTTATTGGGAGTTGGGTTGTTTAGCGTTAATAATATTCTATAGTAAAAAAAGAAAGATGAGCAGGATAAATGAATCCTGCTTATCTTTCTGTAAAAATTACTTAATATCCTTTATCACCGTTAAAAATAGAATTCTTCACAATGACATAATCTACAAAACGGATGGCCTCCAGCTTGTTTCCGCCAGCATATGAAATAGAGGATTGTAAATCCTGCTCCATTTCAATGAGAGTATCAATCAAGGCACCTTTGTGTTCCACTAGCATTTTCTTGCCCTCTACATTTTTCCGTTCCCCTTTTTGATATTCCGAGGCGGAGCCGAAGTATTCTTTATAGAGCTTCCCATCTCTTTCAATCGTTTGCCCAGGCGATTCTTCATGTCCAGCAAATAAGGAACCGATCATCACCATACATGCCCCAAATCGGATCGATTTCGCAATATCCCCATGGGTCCGAATCCCGCCGTCCGCAATAATCGGCTTACTTGCTGCCTTTGCACACCAGCGAAGAGCTGCTAATTGCCAGCCTCCCGTTCCAAATCCCGTCTTAATCTTCGTGATACATACTTTTCCTGGTCCAATCCCAACCTTTGTCGCGTCCGCACCAGCGCGCTCTAATTCTCGAACAGCCTCTGGAGTACCCACATTTCCAGCAATCACAAAGCTTTGGGGCATGTATTGCTTAATATGTTGAATCATCTTAATCACGGCATTGGAGTGACCGTGTGCGATATCAATCGTGATAAACTCTGGAGATAAATTTCCCTCTGCCGCCTCTTGAATAAAACGATATTCTTCCTCTTTGACACCAACACTAATGGAGGCAAATAACCCGCGTGATTTCATATTTTTAATAAAATTTAGCCGCCTCTCTGGTTCAAATCGATGCATGATATAAAAATAACCATTTTCCGCTAAGAAGATAGCAATCTTTTCATCAATAATGGTCTGCATATTGGCAGGCACCACTGGAAGCTTAAAGGTTCTGCCGCCAAAAGACACGGTAGTATCACACTCTGTACGACTATTCACTACACTTTTTGCCGGAATCAATTGAATATCTTCATAATCAAACACACTATCCATAAGGATCCTCCTCAAACAAAAATCATCAATGGTTTAGTGTGTTTGGAATGCATTCTTTTTATTCTTTTTAAAAAAATTCATCCAACCCTCTACATAAAAAATGGGGATAAAGGTAATTGTAAGCATGAACTCATTTTAGGAGGAATCATATGAATAAATTTAAGATTCTATTCACCTGCTTATGCATTTCTGTATTCGTTGCTGGGTGTAATATGAAGGAAGAAGGAAGAGAAACAGATCAGCACGGTGAGATTAATAACCGCAATGCTGGTTCATTAAATGTAGGAAATAGTTTAGGAAATCCCAATTTGAACCTAACTAATATGAATAATACGTCCAACATGGTTAATAACACAGGTTTACGGGTAGTAGGTGAAGCAGAAGAGAATGTTCAGAACTTACATGAAGTTAAACGTGCGAATGTCATTATAAAGAACCGTAATGCCTATGTAGCGGTTGTTATGGACGATGACTTTCATGGCGAGCTTTATCCTTACAGCGAAGATCAAATCGCACAACAGGTAAGGGAAGCTGACGCATCCATTCAAAATGTATATATTTCAAGCAATCGTGACTTTGTCAGGCAGATGAGCCAATATAGGGACCAAATACAAAATGGAAGAAAAGCAGAAGGAATGAATGGCGGATTTAATAAAATGGTGCACAGATTCTTTAATCATCATGAGAGGGTTAACCAGGACTAATCGGACCTTTGAATAATAATTACCTAGAATTCCAAAAACGCTTACTAACTTTATTGTAAAGTGTTCCGTTTTCGGGCGCTTTCTTAATAAATGACATAAGAATTGACGTATGAATTTGCATACGTCTTTTTCGTATCAAAGTAGAAGAAGGTGTATTATGGCGAAAAATTGTTATCTGTCATTCACCATCATTTCTGTAAGCATGGCATTATTTCTAATGTCATCCTGTAGTCAGTTACAAAGAAAAGAGGAAACCAATAAGAATAAAACCCCTCGTGAAGTTTTAGGTTTCTACACAGAGCAGGAGGGAAAGTATCCAGGGTCGCAACCTACAGTGAACTCACAATTCGCCAATTTGAGTATTATTGCACCCTTTTGGTATAAGCTTGATGATAAACGACCAGGCAGTCTTATAGCTTCCGTTACAGCAGACCATAAAAGGCAGGTGATTCAGAGTGCTCATGAAAAACACCTGAAGGTATATATGGTTGTACATAATCTATTTTATGAAACCGTGGAGAAGGGCAAGCAGGTAGCGAGTAATGTCCTCGATAACGATGCAAACCGCAATGTTTTCATTCAGAACTTACGCAATGAAATAAATCAGTTTAAATATGACGGTATTAATATTGACATGGAAAATTTGTATTTGACTGACCGAGATTCCTTTAGTCTGCTGATAAAAAATTTGTCTGATGAACTACATCGTGATGGAAAAGTAGTTACGGTTTCAGTCCCAGCAAACACAGGTGATTCTCGAGCTAATCCCTGGTCACCATGGTTTGATTATGAAAAGCTTGGTCAAAATTCAGATGGGTTAATGATTATGACATATGATGAGCACAACCCAAGAACAACACCTGGGTCAACAGCATCAGTAAATTGGACAGAAGCAACGATTCGTTATGCTTTGAAACATGGAGTACCATCATCCAAAATTTTACTCGGTATCGCTGGTTATGGATGGGACTGGGATACAACAACAAACAAAGCCTCGTATAGCTCCTATGCACAGTTAATGGATCAGAAAACTAAATATAAAGCTAAGGATATATGGGACTCCCGTTCGCAAACACCCTATTTCAATTACATAGATAAAGAACAACATAGCCACCAGGCATGGTTTGAGAATAGCTATAGTCTGCGGTTTAAGCTAGATCTTGTAGAAAAATATAACTTACGAGGAATCGGGATTTGGCGGCTAGGCTTAGAAGACCCTATGTACTGGAAGACGATACCTGAGAAAATAAAAGTTAAAAAGTGATAGAGTGATCCTCTAAATTCTGTTGGGATGGCTCCGGCGATTGCTTTTTTCTTCTTGCACTAATTAAACGTAAATTGAATAAAGAATGCCGTTGCCTGTCCCATACAAAGACCCTTTAATCAATGTAGAAATATTAGT
This Neobacillus sp. YX16 DNA region includes the following protein-coding sequences:
- the dapA gene encoding 4-hydroxy-tetrahydrodipicolinate synthase, which encodes MNFGQVLTAMVTPFDQHGEVDFNAARTLVNYLIDNGSDGLVVSGTTGESPTLTTEEKVELFKLTVETAAGRVPVIAGTGSNNTSASISLTKLAEEAGVDGIMLVAPYYNKPSQEGMFQHFKAIAETTSLPVMLYNIPGRSVVNISVETVVRLSEISNIVAIKEASGNLDAMAEIISLTSDDFTLYSGDDGLTLPVLSIGGAGVVSVASHIIGNEMQEMINQFKNGRVQEAAVSHRRLLPIMKALFAAPNPTPVKAALNMQGVQVGDVRLPMVPLNDEEKSVLQKVLPARSLV
- a CDS encoding class I SAM-dependent rRNA methyltransferase, which produces MKTKVGLKVKSKFVTKYKNGYPLITKETILNSTALDEEGCTIKLVDEQNNFIAKGYYGKQNKGLGWVLSNNEKEQFDHRFFEKTLKAAFDRREHFFQGSETTAFRVFNGEGDGIGGLTIDYFDGYYVITWYSKGIYHFREFIIDSLKNLVEYKAIYQKKRFDESGKYIEEDDFVAGERGEFPIIVKENGVNIAVYLNESAMVGVFLDQKDVRKTLRDVYSKGKRVLNTFSYTGVFSVFAALGGATKTTSVDLANRSKSKTIEQFKVNGIDAETQDIIVEDVFKYFKYAVKKGLLFDVVILDPPSFARSKKFVFSAEKDYKNLLKEAISITEDNGIILASTNASSFGMDKFKGFIDTAFKESKKRYKLMEEFSLPEDFRTNKHYPESDYLKVVFIKKLK
- a CDS encoding M15 family metallopeptidase, producing the protein MKNPLGLNLLNRLTMESADFPTELHPIVKDRSNQLIQQSAQKGIVILITDDFRSAEDQDRLYEQGRTAEGNIVTHARGGESFHNFGLAIDFAIKTPSENVIWDMQYDGNQNGKSDWDEVVEMAKALGFEWGGDWAQFKDYPHLQMNFGLTLADLQNGKRPEESSLTVDTH
- a CDS encoding branched-chain amino acid aminotransferase; translated protein: MKQEISFIPREQLKAKPDPSSLGFGKYFSDYMFAMDYHSDLGWFDPRITPYEPLTLDPSAMVFHYGQAIFEGMKAYKTEDGSIQLFRPEKNMKRFNESCDRLCIPQIDEDFLLEGIKQLIITEKDWVPSGEGTSLYIRPFIFSTEAYLGVRPAKQYKLLVILSPSGAYYGSQLSPVKIYVEEQFVRAVIGGVGHVKTAGNYAASLKAQEKADANGYAQILWLDAKENKYVEEVGSMNIFFKINGEVVTPRLNGSILPGVTRDSVIQLLKYWNIPVREEKISIEEVFAAHKRGELEEVFGAGTAAVISPVGELTWKDQSIIINNNNIGQLSQDIYNEMTGIQLGKKEDPFHWTVKVASVEA
- a CDS encoding DegV family protein, whose amino-acid sequence is MKKAKIAWITDTTSSLSKEFIKQHNIHVIPLHVVINDTFYKETIDITEEDFYDRMKNEEGKFQSSQPNIGDIVDLYEKLKEEYDFGIAIHASSTLTGTYQTSVMAAEMAGFKLFAIDSHTGSYPLSFLVKRGVELVEKGVDIDEVVSQLNALREHTRLFLVPSNLDQLHKSGRVSGSQKILASLFNIKPILSIEDGAAKIKDKVRTEKKALAWLVNNLKDDLHSKKVQKVAIVHANDRERAAGLEQLVNETFPHIETEKLMLITVAGVHTGVGTLGLSWVNE
- a CDS encoding alpha/beta hydrolase — translated: MTKEGTFTGVDGAELFYRIIEPLTAPKATVIIIHGHGDHSGGLHNISFSLVNEGYIVYTFDLRGHGKSSGKRGFIKSWDEYRGDLHEFRKLVSKKQPGLPLYFIGHSMGGVIALEYAIDFSSGIAGVIAISPAISYEVTRFERLGITIMGKLKPDLSINKSRKFQLMMKNSAMAAKFYSDSLRHNTITPGLGRGLIQGVSRVLNKAPLITMPFLLQYGLRDKITPPTKLGSFFKHVSSKDKQLIEYPAAKHRPFDGAGKEQFLSDMITWLDQQVEKIQKDKIQAG
- the guaC gene encoding GMP reductase, with protein sequence MDSVFDYEDIQLIPAKSVVNSRTECDTTVSFGGRTFKLPVVPANMQTIIDEKIAIFLAENGYFYIMHRFEPERRLNFIKNMKSRGLFASISVGVKEEEYRFIQEAAEGNLSPEFITIDIAHGHSNAVIKMIQHIKQYMPQSFVIAGNVGTPEAVRELERAGADATKVGIGPGKVCITKIKTGFGTGGWQLAALRWCAKAASKPIIADGGIRTHGDIAKSIRFGACMVMIGSLFAGHEESPGQTIERDGKLYKEYFGSASEYQKGERKNVEGKKMLVEHKGALIDTLIEMEQDLQSSISYAGGNKLEAIRFVDYVIVKNSIFNGDKGY
- a CDS encoding YhcN/YlaJ family sporulation lipoprotein yields the protein MNKFKILFTCLCISVFVAGCNMKEEGRETDQHGEINNRNAGSLNVGNSLGNPNLNLTNMNNTSNMVNNTGLRVVGEAEENVQNLHEVKRANVIIKNRNAYVAVVMDDDFHGELYPYSEDQIAQQVREADASIQNVYISSNRDFVRQMSQYRDQIQNGRKAEGMNGGFNKMVHRFFNHHERVNQD
- a CDS encoding glycosyl hydrolase family 18 protein, which gives rise to MAKNCYLSFTIISVSMALFLMSSCSQLQRKEETNKNKTPREVLGFYTEQEGKYPGSQPTVNSQFANLSIIAPFWYKLDDKRPGSLIASVTADHKRQVIQSAHEKHLKVYMVVHNLFYETVEKGKQVASNVLDNDANRNVFIQNLRNEINQFKYDGINIDMENLYLTDRDSFSLLIKNLSDELHRDGKVVTVSVPANTGDSRANPWSPWFDYEKLGQNSDGLMIMTYDEHNPRTTPGSTASVNWTEATIRYALKHGVPSSKILLGIAGYGWDWDTTTNKASYSSYAQLMDQKTKYKAKDIWDSRSQTPYFNYIDKEQHSHQAWFENSYSLRFKLDLVEKYNLRGIGIWRLGLEDPMYWKTIPEKIKVKK